In Roseibium algicola, the DNA window CGATGCGGTTCTTGCCGCGATCGTGGCGCTGTTTTCGATCGGGTTTCCAGCGCTGAAGATCCTTCTGATCCATGTGGCCGTGCTTAGTGGTGCCAAGACGCGTTCGCTTGCGCTCCTGTCGATGGTCAGCAAGTGGTCGATGCTGGATGTCATGCTGGTGGCGCTGGTGCTTTTTGCCGCCAAGACAAGCGGACTGGCGGCAGCCGCCATTTTGCCGGGCCTCTGGTTCTACGCGGCCGCGACCCTGTCGACGGCAATCGCCGCGACGCTTTGTTCCAAAAGCTGAATTTTCGAAAAACGCGGCTTAGAGTAAGCGCTGACAACCTTGCTTATCGATATGTTGGTTGGAACGAAGCAACGTTGGCGTTGTCGCTACATTGCCGCGACACGTCCGGGACGATCACCCGTGGGTCTTGGTTTCTTTTCCCGCCGGTTCGCCTGGAAATCACCGCATCGGGATTGTTTGGTCTGTGCCGTGCTGTCGAGAAACTTCTTGTAGGTGGCCGTCCATTCGGAGCCCTGCGTTGCCGGGATCTTCAAATGGTCGCAGCGAACCTTGGCGAAAAGGGCGAAGGTCGGCGTGTCGAGGCCGGCTTTCTCCGCGGTTCTGAGAACCAGATCCTTCTTGCCGTTGAAGACCGCATCCTTGAGTGCCTTCTGGGCCGTTCGGCCGCGCGCGCTGAGCAGCTCGATCGCGTGATTGAAGCGGCCATCCTGCAGTAACAGGATCATAAGCTCGTTGACGGTGATTTCCGCACGCTCCGCTTCCCGCCACAGGAGGGTCATGTCCGGATTGTTGAGGGCATCGCCGAATTCCCGGCGCAGCACCTTCAGTCTTGCGATCTGGTCCAGTTGATCCTGCGACAGGGAGCCTTCAATGATACTGCGCAGGCGCTTCTTGGTTTCATCGTCCACAAGCGGCAGCAAGGCCCGGCACACTGCCGGGGAAAGATCGGAGCGCAGGCACAGGTCCTCGCGCAGGACCACGTCTTCCGTGGCGTATTTGACGAAACTCAGCATGGTTTCGCGGGACAGTTTGATCTCGCGGTTGCCGGCCAGAATGCGGTGCACCGGGCGGTCGCCTTTTTCGGCAATGGCATCTGAGACTTCAGGCGAGAGGTCGGTGCGGCGGGCAATCACCTGTAGATGGCTGTTGCTCAGCCGTTCGACGAAGTCGATCAGGTCTTCCTGGGTCAGCGCGGGGCTTTGTGCAAGCAGGGGCATGGCCACGTTGACGTCGTCTTCGGCGATCTTGCGGGCAAGCTCCGGCGGCGTGTTGACTTGCGAAGCGAGCTTGTGCGCCAGCCTGGCGCGGTCCCTGGGCGAGCCGACACTGTACAGTTTTATGATTACTTCGGAGAAGATTGCCAGTTCCCGGTCGGTCCGCTCATCGAGGTTCGCAATCACAAGTTCGCTCACCTGCGCGAACAGCCGTCGTCGCGCCTCGTCTGTGCCTTCCTGTGCAAGCTTGATCAAGGACCTGGGCATCCTTCCTCCTCGTCGGGCCAGATTGGCGCCCATATTGTTATTATTACGTTACCCGATAAATGGAGGCTGGCATATTACCTTGCGTAAAGGTGAAATCTTTTTGCGATTTCCAGTGAATCCTTGTTTCTGCTGGTTTTGATGCGGTCGTTACTGCACGGGAAACTTGCGTTTTATAATAGTACCTAAAAAATGTCCGAAGACAGCAGTCTGAACCCTTTTCATCCGCGACTGTTCCTCCATATTGTCCCTGCCATGGCCGGACCCCCGCCGGTCTTTCTGGAATTGACAAGAGTTTGAAATGAAGATTTTGCGCTGCTGCCTCTTTGCCCTGATGACAATGATGCTTGCCGGGTTGGCTCCGGTTCTGGCTCAGGAAAGCGGGGGGCAGGCCCCGGCGCAGGAGCAAGCGCCACCGGCCGATGTCGAGCAGGCGAGCCAGGCCCTGATAAAGGTTCTGAATGACCCTGAAAGCCGAGCGGCGTTGATCGATCTCTTGCAGAAAAGCACAGGGGACAGCCAGCCTGCTGAAGGTGACAGGCAGGTTCCCGGGAATGAAGCTGCAATTCCGGTTCAGGGGATCTCCCAACCCCTGCAACAGGAAAACTTCGCCCTGCGGATCGGTGAATACACACGGGTTCTGGTGGATGACGCGGGGTATCTGCTGGAGCAGGCAATGCGCTCGTTGAACGGCCTGGTTCTGGTCGCGCGCGGCGATATCCCGGTGAAATGGGACCGGGTCGAGGATATCGCGATCCAGGTCGGCATCGTGCTTCTTGCGGCTTATCTCGGCTTTTTTGCCAGCCAGCTGATCGCGAAGGCACTTTATCCGCGCATGTCGCTTTATGCGCGTTACGGCGGTGGGCTGACGCGCAGTTTCATTCTTGTTCTGACATCGGTCGTCGATGCAGTGACGGTAGGTGTCGGTTGGGCCGTCGGCAACGCGGCGGCCCTGGCAAGCTTCGGTGGAATAAATGCAGGCGTAACGCTTCAGGAAAGTCTCGCGCTGAACGCGTTTTTCATCCTTGGCATGGCCAACGTCTCGCTGCGCTTCATATTCGCGCCGGGGCGGCCGGAACTGCGGTTGCTGCCGTTCACCGATGAAAGTTCGCTGTACTGGTACGGGCGTTTGCGGTTGTTCATGTACTGGATGGTCTTTGGCCTGTTCCTGGCCGTGCCGATCGCCAATGTTGCGGTATCCTTCGTGCTCGGCAACGCCTTGCGGTTCCTCGTCGTGCTTCTCGGGATGATCTATCTTCTGGTGCTGGTGCACCAGAACAGACACCGGGTAAACGAGGGGGCGCGGGATTACGCCGAGCATCTGCAGAGCGCTCTTGCCAAGCGGGCGCTCGTGCTCGTCGGTCAGCTCTGGCACCTGGCTGCCTACGGCTATATCGCGGCGGTTTTCATCATCTGGGTGACCCGGCCGTTTGACGCGACAACCATTATTCTGCGGGCAACGGGACTGTCGATCCTCACCATCATGGCGGGCATGGCCATTTCTCTGGTCGTGACCAAGGCCATCAAGGGCGGGATACGCCTGCCGGACGACCTGAACCGGACCCTTCCGGCGCTTCAGAGCCGGCTGAACGCCTTTGTGCCGCGCCTTCTGAAGTTCATCCGGTTCGCCGTCTTCCTGGTGACGGTGTTGCTGCTTCTGGAGATCTGGGGTCTGTTGACGGTTGCCGAATGGCTGGTCAGCGAAGCCGGGGTGCAGCTTCTGAGCAGCTACGGTTCTGCCTTCCTGGTCCTGCTCGTGGCTTTCATGATCTGGCTTGCCGTCATGTCGTGGGTAGACCTCAGGCTGCAGTCCCGTTCCGGATACATCGTAACAGCGCGCGAACGCACGCTGTTCCAGTTGTTCCGCAATGCATCGACGGTCGTCATCGTGGTGATGGCGCTGCTCTTGTCGCTGTCGGAAGTCGGCGTCGATATCGGTCCGCTGATCGCCGGTGCCGGTGTCGTCGGTCTGGCGATTTCCTTCGGTGCACAGACCCTGGTCAAGGACATCATCACCGGAGCCTTCATCCAGGTCGAGAATGCCATCAACGAGGGCGACGTCGTCACCGTTGCCGGGATAACGGGAACGGTCGAGGGGATCACCGTCCGGTCGGTGCGCATGCGCGACATCGACGGAACAACCCACATCATTCCGTTCTCGTCGGTCGACATGGTGTCCAACTTCATGCGCGGCTTCTCCTATCATGTCGCGCTGATTGGTGTTGCCTACGACACGAATATCACCCACGCCAAGGACGCCATGCTGGAAGCCTTCCGCAGACTGAAGGAAACGGATTTCGGACCCAAGATCATCGGTGATTTCGAAATGCACGGCGTTACCAATTTCGGTGCCAGCTCCATTGATATCCGCGGCCGCATCAAGACCGTCCCGGGGGATCAGTGGGGCGTCGGGCGTGCGTATAACGAATTCGTCAAACAGGTCTTTGACGAACGGAATATCGAAATCCCGTTCCCGCAAGTGACCTATCACGCCGCTACGCCTCCCTTCGTGGACGACGGGAACAAACCGAAACAGCGCAAGAAGGTTGACGTTTCTTCGACCCAGTTGGAGGACGATGCTCCGGCAGACGACGGAGAAAACTAGACAGATCAATACCTTGTAGTTTCTGAGTGATCTATTTAACCCCGGCGGAGGCGCGAGCTTCTTGCCGGGGTGTTTCGTCTTGGTGTGCGAAATTGTTGATTGAATTTCGAGAAGTTTCGTTTTATTTTCATTTTCAATCCTGAGACGCAAAAACACAGGCCGGGGACAGTTATGGCTGCGGATTACGATCTTTTGATCATTGGTGGGGGCATCAACGGAACGGGCATCGCCCGCGACGCGGTCGGCCGGGGGGCTTCGGTTCTTCTGGTCGAAATGGGTGACCTTGCCGGCGCCACATCGTCGGCCTCGACCAAGCTCATCCACGGCGGACTGCGCTATCTGGAATATTACGAGTTCGGTCTGGTGCGCAAAGCGCTGAAAGAGCGTGAAGTGCTGTGGCGCGCAGCGCCGCATATTGCCTGGCCGCTGCGGTTCATTCTGCCGCATCACAAGGACCTGCGTCCGGCATGGCTCCTGCGGCTCGGCCTCTTCATGTATGACCATCTCGGCGGGCGGGAATTGCTGCCGGCCACCAAGACCGTGCGTCTGGATCAGGCTCCGTTCTCGCAAGGGCTCAAGAAGCTCTTCAAGAAGGGGTTCGAATATTCGGACTGCTGGGTGGACGATGCCCGACTGGTGGTTCTGAATGCGCGCGATGCGGCTGATCGCGGTGCCGAAATCCAGACGCGCACCAAATGCATCAGCGCGCGGCGCGACGGCGACGTCTGGCAGGTCGTTCTGAAAGACCTTGCAAGCGGCGAGGAAAAGACCGTCACTGCCAATGTGCTGGTCAATGCCGCCGGGCCCTGGGTTGCGGACATGCTGAGCGGCGTTACCGGGGCGAACAACAGTTCCAGCGTCCGGCTGGTCAAGGGCAGCCACATCATCGTCAAGCGCCAGTTCGAACACGACCGTTGCTTCATCTTCCAGAACGGTGACGGCCGGATCGTGTTCGCCATTCCTTATGAAAACGACTTCACGCTGATTGGCACGACCGATGTCGATTTCCAGGATGACCTGAGCAAGGTCGAGATCTCGAAGGACGAAATCGCGTATCTGTGCAAGGCGGCGAGCGAGTATCTGGAAAACGCGATCACGCCTGAAGATGTGGTCCATACCTATTCCGGCGTCCGCCCGCTCTACGATGACGGCGCAAAGGATGCCAAGGCGGCGACGCGCGACTATGTGCTTGAGCTGGATGCGGGCGATACAAAGCCGGCGATCCTGTCCGTCTTCGGTGGCAAGATCACGACCTATCGCAAGCTTGCCGAGCATGTCCTGGAAAAGTTGGAGCCGTATCTGCCTTTCAAGCGCGGGGTATGGACGGCCTATGCGCCGCTGCCGGGCGGTGATTTCAAGGTGAGCGAGTTCGATGCGGAAGTGTCACGCCTCAAGGCCGATTATCCGTTCCTCGACAAGGTATTCGCAACTCGTCTGACCCGTCTTTACGGCACGGATGCGCGCTTCATACTCGGGGAAGCGAAGACGCTCGAAGATCTCGGCCGCTGCTTTGGCTACAATCTTCATGAAGCGGAAGTGAAATGGCTGGTCCGCCGCGAATGGGCCCGCAGCGCGCAGGACATCCTGTGGCGGCGGACGAAACTGGGGTTGCAGCTCAGCGGGGAGGAAGCTGCCGAGCTGGACACCTATCTGTCGGCTTATCTTGCGGAGCAGGCCGGCGCTGCGGCATAGTTTTATCAAACGGAACCAGATGACCTGCCGGCCTTGCCGGCAGTTTTCATGACAAGAAGAAAACGGGAGGTGCGCCATGGCCGGATGTGTTTTGGCAATAGACCAGGGCACGACGTCGAGCCGGGCAATTGTCTTCGGCGACGATTTCCATCCAATCAGTGTGGGGCAGCAGGAGTTTCCGCAACACTTCCCGAAGTCGGGTTGGGTGGAGCATTCGCCGGCCGATATCTGGACGAGTACGCTGCGCGTGTGTCGGGAAGCGCTGGAAAAGGCACCGTCCGGTGGCGCTGATGTCGCCGCGATCGGGATCACCAACCAGCGGGAAACCACCCTTGTCTGGGACCGATCGACGGGCGAACCGGTCTACAACGCCATCGTCTGGCAGGACCGGCGTACGGCCGATTTCTGTGCGAAATTGCGCTCGGAAGGCCGCGAAGGAGTTTTTTCCGCCAAGACGGGCCTGTTGCTGGATCCCTATTTTTCCGGAACCAAGATCGCCTGGATCCTCGACAATGTGGACGGTGTGCGCGAGCGTGCGGAACGCGGTGAGCTTGCCTTCGGCACCGTCGACACATGGTTGATCTGGCAACTCACGGGCGGCAAGGTACACGCAACCGATGCCACCAACGCTTCCCGGACGCTGATCTACAACATTCACGAAAACAAGTGGGATGAAGAGCTTTGCAAGCTCCTCAACATCCCGCAGAACCTGCTGCCCGAGGTCAAGGACAGTGCGGATGATTTCGGCGTCACCGACACGGAATTGTTCGGCCGGGCAATACCGATCCTCGGCGTTGCCGGCGACCAGCAGGCCGCGACGGTCGGGCAGGCATGCTTCAAGCCGGGAATGGTCAAGTCCACCTACGGCACGGGTTGCTTTGCACTGATGAACACCGGGTCCAAGCCGGTCCGGTCCAATAACCGTATGCTGACGACCATCGCCTACAGGCTGAACGGCGAAACCACATATGCGCTCGAAGGGTCGATCTTCGTTGCCGGTGCTGCCGTGCAGTGGCTGCGCGACGGTCTGGGTCTCATCGAAAGTGCCGGCGACACGCAGTCGCTTGCCGAACAGGCTGATCCCAACCAGGACGTCTACCTTGTTCCTGCCTTCGTTGGTCTTGGCGCTCCCTATTGGGACGCGGAAGCCCGGGGCGCGCTGTTCGGTCTGACGCGAAACACGGGTCCGAAGGAAATTGCCCGGGCGGTCCTGCAAAGCGTTGGTTACCAGACCAGCGACCTGGTTGAAGCCATGCGGGCAGACTGGCCGGAGGCCGAACAACCGGTGCTCCGTGTCGATGGCGGCATGACGGCATCCGACTGGACGATGCAGTTCCTGGCCGACATTCTGGGCGCGCCGGTCGACCGGCCGACTGTCCCGGAAACGACGGCGCTCGGGGCAGCGTGGCTCGCCGGATCGAAGGCAGGTATCTGGCCTGGGGCCGAGGCATTTTCGGCAGAATGGAAGCTGGAAAAGCGTTTCGAGCCACGTTTACAGGAAAGTGAGCGGGCCAGATTGCTTGCCGGATGGCAGGACGCTGTCAAACGAACCCGTTCTACGCAGGATTGAGAAATTCAGGGGCTCCCGTTGTTGCGGGAGCCTTTTGTTTTCAGGCGGTTAGATGAAGCTTGAAAAACGCTGCCGTTGCGGTATTTGTTTCTCGTGAGTTAACGTTGCCGCATTAAAAATTTACGGCAGCAACTCTTACCTAGCAAAAAAATTTCAAAAACATCCTCAAATTAGAAATATGTTGGCAGTTGATTTTCTGCCAAAAAAACGCCTTAGTTTGCGCTGGCTTGGGCTTAACTCCTTTGCGCGATTCAACGATGCAAGGCCCTTGCTCTTCATCAAGGGGAGAACAGTTTGATGAATTTCCAAAAAACCTTGAAGGCATCCCTTCTTGGCGTAAGCCTTGCTGTGATTGCAGCGACCGGCGCTTCTGCAAAAAACCTGGTTTATTGCTCTGAAGGTTCGCCTGAAGGCTTTGATGCTGCACTTTACACCGCAGGCACGACGTTCGACGCTTCCTCCAAGCCGATCTACAACCGGCTTGTCGAGTTCAAGCGCGGCACGACCGAAGTGCTGCCGGGCCTGGCTGAAAGCTGGGAAGTTTCCGAAGACGGTCTGGAATACACCTTCAAGCTGCGTCAGGGTGTGAAGTTCCACACCACCAGCTTCTTCACGCCGACCCGTGAATTCAATGCAGACGACGTGATCTTCACCTTCGAGCGTCAGCTGAAGAAGGATCATCCGTGGCACGAATACACCGCCGGTACCGCGTGGGAATATTTCGACGGCATGTCCATGCCGGACCTGATCAAGGAAATCGTCAGGGTTGACGACTACACGGTCAAGTTCGTCCTGAACCGCCCGGAAGCACCGATGATCGCCAACCTGGCGATGGACTTCGCTTCCGTCGTGTCTGCCGAATACGCAGCGCAGCTTGAAGCAGCCGGTTCCAAGGAACAGCTGAACCAGCAGCCGGTCGGCACCGGTCCGTTCTCCTTCGTGGGTTACCAGAAGGACGCCGTGATCCGTTATGCGGCAAACCCGGACTACTGGGGTGGCAAGCAGCCGGTCGACAACCTGATCTTCGCGATCACTCCGGATGCAGCCGTGCGTCTTCAGAAGCTGAAGGCCGGTGAATGTCACGTCATGCCGTACCCGGCACCGGCCGACATCGCCGACATCAAGGCTGACGGCAACCTGACCCTGATGGAACAGCAGGGCCTGAACGTCGGTTACCTCGCTTACAACACCAAGCAGGCACCGTTCGACAAGCCGGAAGTCCGCAAGGCGCTGAACCACGCGATCAACAAGCAGGCGATCCTCGACGCAGTTTTCCAGGGCTCCGGCCAGGCTGCCAAGAACCCGATCCCGCCGACGATGTGGTCCTACAACGACGCCGTTGAAGACGACGACTACAATCCGGAACTGGCCAAGGAAATGCTGGCAGCAGCTGGTGTATCCGATCTTTCCATGAAGATCTGGGCAATGCCGGTACAGCGTCCGTACAACCCGAACGCTCGTCGCATGGCTGAAGTCATGCAGGCCGACTTCGCGAACGTCGGCGTGAACGTCGAGATCGTTTCCTACGAATGGGGTGAATACCTGTCCCGTTCCAAGGACGAGAACCGCGACGGTGCCGTGCTTCTCGGCTGGACCGGTGACAACGGCGACCCGGACAACTTCCTGGCCGTTCTGCTCGGCTGTGACGGTGTCGGCGGCTCCAACCGCGCCCAGTGGTGCAACGAAGAGTTCGACGCGCTGATCAAGAAGGCAAAGACCGTGACCAGCAAGGAAGAGCGCACCAAGCTCTACGAAGAGGCACAGGTCGTGTTCAAGGAGCAGGCTCCGTGGGCAACCATCGCGCACTCCGTGGTCTTCATGCCGATGTCCTCCAAGGTCTCTGGCTATGTCATGGACCCGCTCGGCGGCCACTGGTTTGACGGCGTGGACATTGCGGAGTAAATCCGCCTAACTCGAAGAGGGCGCTGGCAGCAATGCCGGCGCCTTCGGACATTCTGGCCGGCGGATGCTTTCCTGACATCAGGTCGTTTCCGCTGGCTCTTCGTATCTGGAACCTGACATGCTTCGCTTTCTTCTAGGTCGTCTCGGCCTGTTGATACCGACATTCTTCGGCGTCACCCTCGTCGCCTTCTCGTTTATCCGCATGCTGCCCGGCGATCCTGCCGAACTGCTCGCAGGCGAGCGCGGTATATCTGATGAGCGGAGGGCTCAGGTCCTTGGCCAGCTTGGCTTCGACAAACCGCTCTGGCAACAGTACCTCGACTACATCGCAGGTATCTTCCAGGGGGATCTGGGCACGTCCTTCGTGTCGAAGAAGCCGGTGCTGGATGAATTTCTGACACTGTTTCCGGCGACTGCCGAACTCGCGCTCTGCGCCATCATCATTGCCGTCTGCCTTGGCATTCCCGCCGGCATCTTCGCGGCCGTGAAGCGCGGATCGGTTGCCGACCAGGCAATCATGGGCACGGCGCTGGTCGGTTACTCGATGCCGATCTTCTGGTGGGGCCTGCTGCTGATCATCCTGTTTTCGGGAACCCTCGGCTGGACACCGGTCTCAGGGCGCATCTCGCTGATGTTCTTCTTCCCGCAGGTCACCGGCTTCATGCTGATCGACAGTCTGCTGTCCGGCGAGAAGGGGGCCTTCCTCTCCGCCGTCCGTCACCTGATCCTGCCGTCCATCGTTCTGGCGACCATTCCGATGGCGGTGATCGCACGCCAGACCCGATCCGCCATGCTGGAAGTTCTGGGCGAGGACTATGTGCGCACGGCCCGCGCGAAAGGCCTGCCGCCCCGCGCGGTGATCGGTCTGCATGCGCTGCGCAATGCCCTTATCCCGGTGGTGACCACCATCGGCCTGCAGGTCGGCGTGCTTCTTGCCGGCGCGATCCTGACAGAGACTATCTTCTCCTGGCCGGGCATCGGCAAATGGCTCGTCGACAGCATCTCGCGCCGCGACTACTTCGTGGTCCAGGGTGGTCTGCTGCTGATCGCCGGGATCATCATGATGGTCAACCTGATCGTGGACGTGCTCTACGGCCTGATCAATCCGCGAATTCGCCACAACTGAGCCGGGGACAAGGAAAATGACAAATACCTCGCCGGCTGCGAAAGCCGATCAGACCAAGCTCCAGGCCGAAAGCCGCAACGCCACCAAGGCGCAGCTTGTCGAGTTCTGGTACTACTTCTCACAGAACAAGGGTGCCGTTGTCGGCCTCGTGGTGTTCGCGTTGCTGGTCCTCATGGCCATCTTCGCGCCGCTGGTCGCGCCGCATAGCCCCGACTTCCAGTATCGCGACAGTTTCCTCGTGCCTCCGGTCTGGGAGGAGGGCGGCAAGGCCGCGTTCCTGCTGGGAACGGATGCCGTTGGCCGTGATATTCTTTCGCGCCTCATCTTCGGCGCGCGCTTCTCGCTGTTCATCGGTGTTGTCGTCGTCACCATCGCCCTTGTCGGCGGTGTCGTGATCGGCCTTGTCGCCGGTTATATGCGCGGCATGACCGACACGCTGATCATGCGTGTGATGGACATCATCCTGGCATTCCCCTCGCTTCTGCTGGCCCTCGTGCTGGTGGCTATCCTGGGACCCGGGCTGATCAACGCCATGATCGCAATTGCCATCGTGCTGCAGCCGCATTTCGTGCGTCTGACCCGCGCGGCCGTCCTGTCCGAACGCACACGAGACTATGTCGTCGCGGCGAAAGTGGCAGGTGCCGGGCACATGCGGCTGATGTTCAAGACGATCCTGCCAAACTGTCTGGCGCCGCTGATCGTTCAGGCGACGCTGTCGTTCTCCAACGCGATCCTGGATGCGGCCGCCCTCGGCTTCCTGGGTATGGGAGCACAGCCGCCAACACCGGAATGGGGCACCATGCTTGCCGAAGCGCGCGAATTCATCCTGCGCGCGTGGTGGGTTGTAACCTTCCCGGGTCTGGCGATCCTGATCACCGTTCTTGCCATCAACCTGGTCGGTGACGGTCTGCGCGATGCGCTCGACCCGAAACTGAAGAGGAGCTAAGCCATGTCTCTTCTTGAAATCAGAAACCTGAAGGTCGAGTTCGACACCGCCAAGGGCCCGTTCAAGGCGCTCGACGGCGTTGATTATGCGGTCGATGCAGGCGAGGTCCTGGCGATCGTCGGCGAATCCGGGTCCGGAAAATCCGTTGCCATGCTGGCGACCATGGGTCTGCTACCGAACACGGCAACGATCACCGCCGACAAGATGGAATTCGAGGGTCTCGACCTGCGCACCCTGTCGGCCAAGGAGCGGCGCCGGGTGATCGGGAAAGACATCTCGATGATCTTCCAGGAGCCGATTGCCAGTCTCAACCCGTGTTTCACGGTTGGCTTCCAGCTCAGTGAAACATTGAAGACCCACATGGGATTGAAGGGACGTCAGGCCCGGGACCGGGTGGTCGAGATCCTGACCTCCGTCGGTATTCCGAACCCAGCCGAACGCCTGTCCGCATTTCCGCATCAGATGTCGGGCGGCCAGTGCCAGCGTGTGATGATCGCCATGGCAATTGCCTGTGCGCCGAAACTGCTGATCGCCGACGAGCCGACGACTGCCCTCGACGTGACGATCCAGAAACAGATCCTGGATCTCCTGGTCAAGCTGCAGCAGGACAGCGGCATGGGGCTGATCATGATTACCCATGACATGGGCGTGGTGGCCGAAACCGCCGATCGTGTCATCGTGCAGTACAAGGGCCGCAAGATGGAGGAGGCCGACGTGCTGTCCCTCTTCGAAAACCCCAAGAACCCGTATACGAAGGCATTGCTTTCAGCGTTGCCGGAAAATGCCACCGGCGACCGCTTGCCGACGGTGAGCGACTTTGCCGAAGCGGGAGGTTTCTGAGATGGCTGACGATGTGATCCTCAAGGTCCGCGATCTTTACCGGACCTATGACATCAAGGGCGGCATGTTCAAGAAGGCGTCGACCCTGACCGCCGT includes these proteins:
- a CDS encoding ABC transporter permease subunit, translated to MTNTSPAAKADQTKLQAESRNATKAQLVEFWYYFSQNKGAVVGLVVFALLVLMAIFAPLVAPHSPDFQYRDSFLVPPVWEEGGKAAFLLGTDAVGRDILSRLIFGARFSLFIGVVVVTIALVGGVVIGLVAGYMRGMTDTLIMRVMDIILAFPSLLLALVLVAILGPGLINAMIAIAIVLQPHFVRLTRAAVLSERTRDYVVAAKVAGAGHMRLMFKTILPNCLAPLIVQATLSFSNAILDAAALGFLGMGAQPPTPEWGTMLAEAREFILRAWWVVTFPGLAILITVLAINLVGDGLRDALDPKLKRS
- a CDS encoding ABC transporter ATP-binding protein — protein: MSLLEIRNLKVEFDTAKGPFKALDGVDYAVDAGEVLAIVGESGSGKSVAMLATMGLLPNTATITADKMEFEGLDLRTLSAKERRRVIGKDISMIFQEPIASLNPCFTVGFQLSETLKTHMGLKGRQARDRVVEILTSVGIPNPAERLSAFPHQMSGGQCQRVMIAMAIACAPKLLIADEPTTALDVTIQKQILDLLVKLQQDSGMGLIMITHDMGVVAETADRVIVQYKGRKMEEADVLSLFENPKNPYTKALLSALPENATGDRLPTVSDFAEAGGF